A single region of the Myxococcota bacterium genome encodes:
- a CDS encoding SDR family oxidoreductase: MTTLRRADLSTPKLALASRERVGAALPWVRSEPIAVVGIGCRFPGAEGPEGFLHLLREGIDAVGELPNERWDRERYYDPDPDAPGKTYVTRGGYLEDIAGFDAARFGIAPIEALRMDPQQRLLLEVGWHALEHASIAPESLYGAKAGVFFGISSFDYASVLRQRTPIEELDGYVATGNAFSVAAGRVSYALGLTGPSLAVDTACSSSLVSVHLAMQSLRLRECEVALAGGVNLLLQPESTINFAKARMLAPDGHIKAFDARADGFVRGEGCGVVVLKRLSDALAAGDDVWAVLRGSAVNQDGASSGLTAPNGTAQREVIRAALEGAGVEAAQVGFVEGHGTGTALGDPIELGALAEVYGSSRSEHPLQIGSVKASIGHLESAAGIAGLIKAVLTLRFREIPGQLHFDTPSPHIDWEHSGLEVVRERRPFTPIDGRRLAGVSSFGFSGTNAHVLLEAAPEIRPEETRTSGPHTLVLGARDAARVDALAEVWAEGLEGASEDTVPALVRTAWAGRDRGPERLAVSGADGTELATQLRAALAGTARTGVARGRVRNGSAAGKLGFLFSGQGSAWVGLGLELREREPVFAEVIERCAAVLGERAWLDPGRVAADAVIDTGDAQPALFAFEVAMAELLRSRGLEPDYLLGHSVGELAAACVAGVIELKDAARLVRIRADGMSALPSGGKMVALTADPARVEHAVRGAGTQVSIAAYNGPRQVVVSGAGDAVDAFVASLEVDDARALAVSHAFHSVLMEPALDALSAAVAEIEFQPPRIPLVSSRSGALAGSEIGRPDHWVRQLREPVRFADAVDALWTAGVQEFVEVGPGAALVGLTREILADDPSVMAIPTATRRRGELRSLSDAVGALAVRRADRDLTPWLGEGPRTAEAPRTPFEHTRVWPLEIEGESLGPAAPPSRGERRPVDAWGWTPSVRRLGAPTPVAEPDGPIVVLGDGGADAVAEVFETRGVASLRAALGEPLAERLAEHCGPDVAEDGPPLQLVIVSPNTASTAWAAPLAREFAGAQREIRVSILTSGAVEVTGSETLDAPGTAAAAVAFVLGQEIATARTRHFDLDPAASDLPASLFDDLLATDAGDTPRVVAYRGSHRWAVDYAPAALGNPVDVEADSNHASGDSIVLVGRLAGGLGERIAGHLLRRGATRVVVVGPGMEADPEQSAALERLRASAGDDARVAAHSADIGDPELLSVALQKVHAQYGPVDGVVHVGASGRPEIARLLLQDERETTRAIARERVKGLPALAKALEGWTPRYVLVVSSFAAHVGGIGFGDYAAATAFTETFVRQHARSTDVPWSTVSFEALAEELGHGVDRLDEGSGLRGLALSEEDLVLALDRLGIDPRRGESGPAARHLLVVPSEVGVRVARAHAPASEAEVQPRSSGSAGGGAAPRDEIEEALVEIWEDFLPTRPIGIHDDYFALGGTSLAAVQILARMKARFRAEVPLEALLGNDPTIAAVAETVRQALEEGGSAEATDGDAEVEELLSMVEQLSAEEVERALGDS; encoded by the coding sequence ATGACCACCCTCCGTCGAGCCGACCTCTCCACGCCGAAGCTCGCCCTCGCGTCCCGCGAGCGCGTCGGCGCTGCCCTGCCCTGGGTGCGCTCCGAACCGATCGCGGTCGTCGGCATCGGCTGCCGGTTTCCCGGTGCGGAGGGGCCGGAGGGCTTCCTCCACCTGCTGCGCGAGGGCATCGACGCGGTGGGCGAACTTCCGAACGAGCGCTGGGACCGCGAGCGCTATTACGACCCGGATCCGGACGCCCCGGGCAAGACCTATGTCACGCGCGGCGGGTACCTCGAGGACATCGCGGGTTTCGACGCTGCGCGCTTCGGGATCGCGCCGATCGAAGCGCTGCGGATGGACCCGCAGCAGCGCCTCTTGCTCGAAGTCGGCTGGCACGCGCTGGAGCACGCGTCCATCGCGCCCGAATCGCTCTACGGCGCCAAGGCGGGTGTCTTCTTCGGGATCAGCAGCTTCGACTACGCGAGTGTGCTCCGGCAACGAACGCCGATCGAGGAACTCGACGGCTACGTCGCCACCGGGAACGCCTTCAGCGTCGCCGCAGGACGCGTGTCCTACGCCCTGGGTCTCACGGGGCCGAGCCTGGCCGTCGATACCGCTTGCTCCTCGTCGCTCGTGTCGGTCCATCTCGCGATGCAGAGTCTGCGTCTCCGCGAATGCGAGGTCGCGCTGGCCGGCGGGGTCAACCTGCTGCTGCAGCCCGAATCGACCATCAACTTCGCGAAGGCGCGGATGCTGGCGCCCGACGGCCACATCAAGGCCTTCGATGCGCGCGCCGACGGGTTCGTGCGCGGCGAAGGCTGCGGCGTCGTCGTGCTGAAGCGGCTCTCCGACGCACTGGCCGCTGGCGACGACGTCTGGGCGGTCTTGCGTGGCTCCGCGGTCAATCAAGACGGTGCGTCCAGCGGCTTGACCGCGCCGAATGGAACCGCCCAGCGCGAGGTGATCCGCGCTGCGCTCGAAGGCGCGGGTGTCGAGGCCGCGCAGGTGGGGTTCGTCGAGGGGCACGGCACCGGCACGGCGCTGGGAGACCCGATCGAACTGGGCGCGCTTGCCGAGGTCTACGGGAGCAGCCGTTCGGAGCATCCGCTCCAGATCGGATCGGTCAAAGCGAGCATCGGCCACCTCGAGAGCGCCGCTGGCATCGCGGGCCTGATCAAGGCGGTGCTGACCCTGCGCTTCCGCGAGATCCCCGGGCAGCTGCACTTCGACACGCCCAGTCCCCACATCGACTGGGAGCATTCCGGCCTCGAGGTGGTTCGCGAACGCCGTCCCTTCACCCCGATCGACGGGCGTCGCCTGGCGGGTGTGAGCTCGTTCGGTTTCAGCGGCACGAACGCCCACGTGCTCCTCGAGGCGGCACCAGAAATTCGTCCGGAAGAAACCCGTACGAGCGGACCGCACACCCTCGTGCTCGGCGCGCGCGATGCGGCCCGGGTCGATGCGCTCGCCGAGGTGTGGGCCGAGGGGCTCGAGGGCGCGTCCGAGGACACGGTGCCGGCGCTCGTGCGCACCGCATGGGCGGGGCGCGATCGCGGGCCCGAGCGTCTCGCCGTCAGTGGCGCCGACGGCACCGAACTCGCGACCCAGCTGCGGGCCGCGCTCGCCGGAACCGCGCGAACCGGCGTCGCACGCGGGCGCGTGCGCAACGGTTCGGCGGCCGGGAAGTTGGGGTTCCTCTTCTCGGGCCAGGGCTCCGCGTGGGTCGGCCTGGGTCTCGAGCTGCGCGAGCGCGAGCCTGTGTTCGCCGAGGTGATCGAGCGCTGCGCTGCCGTCCTCGGAGAGCGCGCTTGGCTCGACCCGGGTCGTGTCGCTGCTGACGCCGTCATCGACACGGGCGACGCGCAGCCCGCGCTCTTCGCGTTCGAGGTCGCGATGGCGGAGCTCCTTCGCTCGAGAGGCCTCGAGCCCGACTACCTGCTCGGACACAGCGTCGGCGAGCTGGCCGCGGCGTGCGTCGCCGGGGTGATCGAGCTGAAGGACGCGGCGCGGCTCGTGCGGATTCGTGCCGACGGGATGTCCGCCCTTCCGTCGGGCGGCAAGATGGTCGCGCTCACCGCCGACCCGGCGCGTGTAGAGCACGCGGTGCGCGGCGCCGGAACCCAGGTTTCGATCGCCGCCTACAACGGGCCACGACAGGTGGTGGTGTCGGGCGCGGGCGACGCCGTCGATGCCTTCGTCGCCTCCCTGGAAGTCGACGACGCCCGGGCACTCGCCGTATCCCACGCATTCCACTCGGTCCTCATGGAGCCAGCGCTCGACGCCCTGAGCGCGGCAGTTGCCGAGATCGAATTCCAGCCGCCGCGCATTCCGCTGGTCTCCAGTCGCTCGGGCGCGCTCGCCGGGTCCGAGATCGGACGACCGGACCATTGGGTGCGGCAGCTGCGCGAGCCCGTTCGTTTCGCCGACGCCGTCGATGCACTCTGGACGGCCGGCGTTCAGGAGTTCGTCGAGGTCGGCCCCGGCGCGGCTCTGGTGGGACTCACGCGGGAGATCCTGGCGGACGACCCGAGCGTGATGGCGATTCCGACCGCCACCCGGCGCCGCGGCGAGCTGCGCTCGCTGTCCGACGCGGTGGGTGCGCTGGCCGTGCGCCGCGCCGATCGCGACCTCACACCGTGGCTCGGCGAGGGGCCGCGGACCGCCGAAGCACCGCGCACCCCCTTCGAACACACTCGAGTCTGGCCGCTCGAAATCGAGGGCGAATCGCTCGGGCCGGCGGCGCCGCCCTCGCGGGGCGAGCGGCGTCCCGTCGACGCGTGGGGCTGGACGCCCAGCGTCCGTCGCCTCGGTGCTCCGACTCCCGTCGCGGAACCCGACGGGCCGATCGTGGTCCTGGGCGATGGCGGTGCCGACGCCGTCGCCGAGGTCTTCGAAACCCGAGGCGTCGCCTCCCTGCGGGCCGCTCTGGGCGAACCGCTCGCCGAGCGATTGGCGGAGCACTGCGGACCGGACGTCGCCGAGGACGGTCCGCCGCTGCAGCTCGTGATCGTTTCTCCGAATACCGCTTCGACCGCATGGGCGGCGCCGTTGGCACGCGAGTTCGCAGGAGCGCAACGGGAGATCCGTGTTTCGATCCTCACGTCGGGCGCGGTCGAGGTGACGGGCAGCGAGACCCTCGATGCGCCGGGCACCGCCGCCGCGGCGGTCGCGTTCGTGCTCGGGCAAGAGATCGCGACCGCACGCACGCGTCACTTCGATCTCGACCCCGCCGCTTCGGATCTGCCGGCGTCGCTGTTCGACGATCTGCTCGCGACGGACGCCGGAGACACACCCCGGGTCGTGGCCTATCGGGGTTCGCATCGTTGGGCCGTGGACTACGCCCCGGCCGCGTTGGGGAACCCGGTGGACGTCGAGGCCGACTCGAACCACGCCTCGGGCGATTCGATCGTCCTGGTCGGGCGGCTGGCCGGCGGCCTCGGGGAGCGCATCGCCGGCCATCTCCTGCGGCGCGGCGCCACGCGCGTCGTGGTGGTCGGCCCAGGCATGGAGGCCGATCCCGAGCAGAGCGCTGCGTTGGAGCGTCTGCGCGCAAGCGCGGGTGACGATGCACGGGTGGCGGCGCACTCGGCCGACATCGGCGATCCCGAGTTGCTGTCGGTCGCGCTCCAGAAGGTCCACGCGCAGTACGGGCCGGTGGACGGTGTGGTGCACGTCGGCGCGAGCGGTCGACCCGAGATCGCGCGGCTGCTGCTGCAGGACGAGCGCGAAACGACCCGGGCGATCGCCCGCGAGCGGGTGAAGGGTCTGCCCGCCCTCGCGAAGGCGCTCGAAGGCTGGACGCCGCGCTACGTCCTCGTCGTGTCGTCCTTCGCGGCCCACGTCGGTGGCATCGGCTTCGGCGACTACGCGGCGGCGACGGCCTTCACCGAGACCTTCGTGCGACAGCACGCGCGCTCGACGGACGTGCCCTGGTCGACGGTTTCTTTCGAGGCGCTCGCGGAGGAGCTCGGGCACGGTGTCGATCGGCTCGACGAAGGCAGCGGCCTGCGCGGTCTCGCTCTGTCCGAGGAAGATCTCGTGCTCGCGCTCGATCGCCTGGGCATCGATCCACGCCGAGGCGAGTCCGGCCCCGCCGCGCGCCATCTCCTCGTGGTTCCGTCCGAGGTCGGTGTTCGCGTCGCTCGTGCGCACGCCCCCGCGAGCGAAGCCGAGGTGCAACCCCGCTCGTCCGGCAGTGCGGGCGGTGGCGCCGCGCCTCGCGACGAGATCGAGGAAGCCCTCGTCGAGATCTGGGAGGACTTCCTGCCGACGCGTCCGATCGGGATCCACGACGACTACTTCGCGCTCGGTGGGACCTCCCTGGCCGCGGTGCAGATCCTCGCGCGGATGAAGGCGCGCTTCCGGGCCGAGGTGCCGCTCGAGGCGCTGCTCGGGAACGATCCCACCATCGCCGCCGTCGCCGAGACGGTGCGACAGGCGCTCGAGGAAGGCGGTTCCGCGGAGGCCACGGACGGCGATGCGGAGGTCGAGGAGCTGCTGTCGATGGTCGAGCAGCTCTCGGCGGAAGAGGTCGAGCGGGCCCTCGGCGATTCCTGA
- a CDS encoding MupA/Atu3671 family FMN-dependent luciferase-like monooxygenase, producing the protein MDFGLFYFDGEGATRRPNHYRLLLDSARFADENGFTAIWTPERHFHAFGGLYPNPAVTSAAIATLTRNIQIRAGSVVAPLHHPVRIAEDWAIVDNLSGGRVAMAFAPGWTVPEFLLSPEGHEARYESLWNRIDIVRRLWEGEEVEFPVEGGDAVKVRALPQPLQKKLPLWITASSEDGFLRAGSLGAPVLTSLLNTTLEDVAAKVASYRKALSEHGHDPASGRVALMVHTFVGPDLETVRAQIEAPFREYLMSHYSLLDGLAESLGLGVGMEDLTPGDLETLLRFGFEGFLNGRSLIGGVQELRPLVESFARAGVDEIACLVDFHPGYEEVMGSLEHLAALKDACFGLRSTPPA; encoded by the coding sequence TTGGATTTCGGACTCTTCTATTTCGACGGCGAGGGCGCCACGCGGCGCCCGAATCACTATCGATTGCTGCTCGACTCGGCGCGCTTTGCCGACGAGAACGGATTCACCGCCATCTGGACGCCCGAGCGCCACTTTCACGCGTTCGGCGGGCTGTATCCGAACCCGGCGGTCACGAGCGCGGCCATCGCCACCCTCACTCGCAACATCCAGATTCGCGCTGGCAGCGTCGTCGCGCCGCTGCACCACCCCGTTCGCATCGCGGAAGACTGGGCGATCGTCGACAACCTCTCGGGTGGGCGCGTCGCGATGGCCTTCGCGCCGGGCTGGACGGTGCCCGAGTTCCTGTTGTCTCCCGAGGGACACGAGGCCCGCTACGAATCGCTGTGGAATCGCATCGACATCGTCCGTCGCTTGTGGGAGGGCGAAGAAGTCGAGTTCCCGGTCGAGGGCGGTGATGCGGTCAAAGTGCGCGCGCTCCCCCAGCCGCTGCAGAAGAAGCTGCCGCTCTGGATCACGGCTTCGTCCGAAGACGGATTCCTGCGCGCGGGTTCGCTCGGTGCGCCCGTGCTCACGTCGCTGCTGAACACGACCCTCGAGGACGTCGCGGCGAAGGTGGCGAGCTACCGGAAAGCGCTCTCCGAGCACGGCCATGATCCGGCGAGCGGGCGCGTTGCCCTGATGGTGCACACCTTCGTCGGTCCGGACCTCGAGACCGTGCGCGCCCAGATCGAAGCGCCGTTCCGTGAATACCTGATGTCGCACTACAGCCTGCTCGACGGTCTCGCCGAGAGCCTGGGCCTGGGCGTCGGCATGGAGGACCTCACTCCTGGCGATCTCGAGACCCTGCTTCGCTTCGGCTTCGAGGGCTTCCTGAACGGTCGATCGCTGATCGGCGGCGTTCAGGAGCTCCGCCCCCTCGTCGAGTCGTTCGCGAGGGCGGGTGTCGACGAGATCGCGTGTCTGGTCGACTTCCACCCCGGCTACGAGGAAGTCATGGGCAGCCTCGAGCACCTGGCGGCGCTCAAGGATGCCTGCTTCGGGCTGCGCTCCACTCCGCCGGCATGA